The Streptomyces aurantiacus genome includes a region encoding these proteins:
- the sugE gene encoding quaternary ammonium compound efflux SMR transporter SugE: protein MAWVLLVVAGLLEVGWSIGMKYTEGFTRLVPSVLTGTGIVASMFLLSYAAKSLPIGTAYGVWVGIGAAGAAVFGMAVLGEPVTAARIFFVCLLLVAVVGLKATSGH from the coding sequence ATGGCCTGGGTTCTGCTTGTCGTCGCCGGTCTGCTCGAGGTGGGCTGGTCGATCGGGATGAAGTACACGGAGGGTTTCACCCGGCTGGTGCCCAGTGTTCTCACCGGGACGGGCATCGTCGCCAGCATGTTCCTGCTGTCGTACGCGGCGAAGTCGTTGCCCATCGGTACCGCGTACGGGGTGTGGGTGGGTATCGGTGCGGCCGGGGCGGCGGTGTTCGGTATGGCGGTGCTCGGTGAACCGGTGACCGCCGCCCGGATCTTCTTCGTCTGTCTCCTGCTGGTGGCTGTCGTCGGTCTGAAGGCGACCTCGGGGCACTAG
- a CDS encoding transglycosylase domain-containing protein translates to MNDQPQPQQPSEGWAPREPGAATAAAPDAPGKKPKRPRRTGWRRLIPTWRMVLGAFVTVVLLLVGVFALGYYLVKIPAANSAAIKQSNVYLYADGSQLARDGEVNRENVTLELISKEAQHAVLAAEDRDFYTESAVDPKAMVRAAWNTAMGKGKQSGSTITQQYVKNYYLAQDQTVTRKAKEFFIAIKLDSEKSKADILEGYLNTSYFGRNAYGIQAAAQAYYGVDAKGLTAAQGAYLAALLNAPSEYDVVAHPENKPAALARWNYVLDGMVKKKWLTAADRAGTKFPEPRQTVIAAGMSGQRGYIVKAVNDYLTENKILDEDALNAGGYRITTTLQKSKQDSFVKAVDDQVMDELDKKNRKVDNYVRAGGASIDPKSGKVLAMYGGIDYTKQYYNNATRRDYQVGSTFKPFVFTSAVQNDSTTQDGRTITPNTVYDGTNKRPVEGWEGGTYAPENEDQVSYGDISVRTATDKSVNSVYAQMAVDVDPEKVMKTAVDLGVPSDTPDLNASPSIALGPSTASVLDMAEAYATLANHGKRGTYRMIESITKDGSDVVDLPERKTWQAVSREAADTTTSMLQSVVEGGTGTAAQAAGRPAAGKTGTAENDKAAWFAGYTPNLATVVAVMGQDPDTGVHKELYGALGQQRINGGGYPAQIWAQYTKAALKGVAVQDFDLRIQPGADEQQLPPADPDEEEPATAGQDNGGTTTGGEEPPGGTQGQDNGGTTTDGGTTGDGGTTDGTDGGTGTDGGTTTDGGTTGDGASGTTGDGGTTTDGGTTDGQDGGTGTTFGDFP, encoded by the coding sequence ATGAACGACCAGCCGCAGCCGCAGCAGCCGAGCGAGGGCTGGGCACCGAGGGAACCCGGGGCCGCCACAGCGGCGGCCCCGGACGCACCCGGCAAGAAGCCCAAACGCCCCAGGCGCACCGGATGGCGACGCCTGATCCCGACCTGGCGCATGGTGCTCGGCGCCTTCGTCACCGTGGTCCTGCTGCTCGTCGGCGTATTCGCGCTCGGTTACTACCTGGTGAAGATCCCGGCGGCGAACTCCGCGGCGATCAAACAGAGCAACGTGTACCTGTACGCCGACGGCAGCCAGCTCGCCCGCGACGGCGAGGTCAACCGGGAGAACGTGACACTGGAGCTGATCTCCAAGGAGGCCCAGCACGCGGTACTGGCCGCCGAGGACCGTGACTTCTACACCGAGTCGGCGGTCGATCCCAAGGCGATGGTCCGCGCCGCGTGGAACACCGCCATGGGCAAGGGCAAGCAGTCCGGTTCGACGATCACCCAGCAGTACGTGAAGAACTACTACCTGGCGCAGGACCAGACGGTCACCCGCAAGGCCAAGGAGTTCTTCATCGCCATCAAGCTGGACAGTGAGAAGAGCAAGGCCGACATCCTCGAGGGCTACCTCAACACCAGCTACTTCGGCCGCAACGCCTACGGCATCCAGGCCGCCGCCCAGGCCTACTACGGCGTCGACGCGAAGGGCCTCACAGCCGCCCAGGGCGCCTACCTGGCCGCCCTGCTGAACGCGCCGAGCGAGTACGACGTCGTCGCGCACCCCGAGAACAAGCCCGCGGCGCTGGCCCGCTGGAACTACGTCCTCGACGGCATGGTCAAGAAGAAGTGGCTCACCGCGGCTGACCGCGCCGGCACCAAGTTCCCCGAGCCCAGGCAGACGGTGATCGCGGCCGGCATGTCCGGACAGCGCGGCTACATCGTGAAGGCCGTGAACGACTACCTCACCGAGAACAAGATCCTCGACGAGGACGCGCTGAACGCGGGCGGCTACCGCATCACGACCACCCTGCAGAAGTCCAAGCAGGACTCGTTCGTGAAAGCCGTCGACGACCAGGTGATGGACGAACTCGACAAGAAGAACCGCAAGGTCGACAACTACGTCCGCGCGGGCGGGGCCTCCATCGACCCCAAGTCCGGCAAGGTCCTCGCGATGTACGGCGGCATCGACTACACCAAGCAGTACTACAACAACGCCACCCGCCGGGACTACCAGGTCGGCTCCACCTTCAAACCGTTCGTGTTCACCTCGGCCGTACAGAACGACTCGACCACCCAGGACGGCCGCACGATCACCCCCAACACCGTCTACGACGGCACGAACAAACGCCCCGTGGAAGGCTGGGAGGGCGGCACCTACGCCCCGGAGAACGAGGACCAGGTCTCGTACGGCGACATCTCCGTCCGCACCGCCACGGACAAGTCCGTGAACTCCGTGTACGCGCAGATGGCCGTGGACGTCGACCCCGAGAAGGTCATGAAGACGGCCGTCGACCTCGGCGTCCCGTCCGACACCCCGGACCTGAACGCCTCCCCCTCGATCGCGCTCGGCCCCTCCACGGCCAGCGTCCTCGACATGGCGGAGGCCTACGCGACACTCGCCAACCACGGCAAGCGCGGCACGTACAGGATGATCGAGAGCATCACCAAGGACGGCTCCGACGTCGTCGACCTGCCCGAACGGAAGACCTGGCAGGCCGTGAGCCGCGAGGCCGCCGACACGACGACCTCGATGCTGCAGAGCGTCGTCGAGGGCGGCACCGGCACGGCCGCGCAGGCCGCGGGACGTCCCGCGGCGGGCAAGACCGGCACCGCGGAGAACGACAAGGCGGCCTGGTTCGCCGGCTACACCCCGAACCTCGCCACCGTCGTCGCCGTGATGGGCCAGGACCCCGACACGGGCGTCCACAAGGAGCTGTACGGGGCGCTCGGACAACAGCGCATCAACGGCGGCGGGTACCCGGCCCAGATCTGGGCCCAGTACACGAAGGCCGCGCTCAAGGGCGTGGCCGTCCAGGACTTCGACCTCAGGATCCAGCCGGGCGCCGACGAACAGCAGCTCCCGCCGGCGGACCCGGACGAGGAGGAGCCCGCCACGGCCGGCCAGGACAACGGCGGGACGACCACCGGCGGCGAGGAACCCCCGGGCGGCACCCAGGGCCAGGACAACGGCGGCACCACGACCGACGGAGGCACCACCGGCGACGGCGGCACGACGGACGGCACGGACGGCGGCACGGGCACGGACGGTGGCACCACCACCGACGGCGGCACCACCGGCGACGGAGCGAGCGGCACCACCGGCGACGGCGGCACGACGACCGACGGAGGCACGACGGACGGCCAGGACGGCGGCACGGGCACCACGTTCGGAGACTTCCCGTGA
- a CDS encoding ABC transporter permease — protein sequence MVGAFRRYATYRVATAAGVFTNTVFGLILAYTYIALWEERPGLGGYDQSQAVTYVWLGQGLLAAVAVMGGGFEDEMTERIRTGDIAIDLYRPADLQMWWLAADAGRAGFQLVGRGVVPMMFGGLVFHLALPGDLLTWLAFLVAVVLGLLVSFAIRYVVALLAFWFMDGAGVQQLAVLAGLFFSGMTLPLNVFPGGLGELARALPWSALIQAPADVLLGERTGSGLLRTYAFQAAWAVGLLAMGRVIQSAATRRVVVQGG from the coding sequence ATGGTGGGTGCGTTCCGACGGTATGCGACCTATCGGGTGGCCACCGCCGCGGGCGTGTTCACCAACACGGTCTTCGGGCTGATCCTGGCGTACACGTACATCGCCCTGTGGGAGGAGAGGCCTGGTCTCGGGGGGTACGACCAGTCCCAGGCCGTGACCTATGTGTGGCTCGGGCAGGGGCTGCTCGCGGCGGTCGCGGTGATGGGGGGCGGTTTCGAGGACGAGATGACCGAGAGAATCCGTACGGGTGACATCGCGATCGACCTGTACCGGCCGGCGGACCTTCAGATGTGGTGGCTGGCCGCCGACGCGGGGCGGGCCGGGTTCCAGTTGGTGGGACGCGGTGTGGTGCCGATGATGTTCGGGGGACTGGTGTTCCATCTCGCCCTGCCGGGCGACCTCTTGACCTGGCTGGCGTTCCTCGTCGCCGTCGTCCTCGGTCTGCTGGTGAGTTTCGCGATCCGTTATGTCGTGGCGCTGCTGGCGTTCTGGTTCATGGACGGGGCGGGTGTGCAGCAACTGGCGGTTCTCGCGGGGTTGTTCTTCTCCGGGATGACCCTGCCGCTGAACGTCTTTCCCGGCGGTCTCGGCGAGCTGGCCCGGGCGCTGCCCTGGTCGGCGCTGATCCAGGCTCCGGCGGATGTGCTGCTGGGGGAGCGCACGGGCTCGGGGCTGCTGCGTACGTACGCCTTCCAGGCCGCGTGGGCGGTCGGGCTGCTGGCGATGGGCCGGGTGATCCAGTCGGCGGCGACGCGCAGGGTGGTGGTCCAGGGTGGCTGA
- a CDS encoding ABC transporter permease: MADLRERREGDFAPVGGSRLVDGLRVYRLIAWMWIRSTMAYRASFVMTVLGNFAGTALDFVAILLMFSRVDELGGYSLGEVAFLYGLSSAAFGLTDLTIGSMDRLGRRVRDGTLDTLLVRPAPVLAQVAADRFALRRLGRITQGLLVLGYALAVVDISWTPLKVLLMPVMVVSGAAIFASVFVAGGAFQFVAQDASQVQNSFTYGGTTLLQYPPTVFATDLVRGVTFVLPLAFVNWLPALYVLDLPYPLDLPEWVAFLPPVVAVVCCALAGVAWRAGLRSYRSTGS, translated from the coding sequence GTGGCTGACCTGCGGGAGCGGCGTGAGGGTGACTTCGCGCCGGTCGGGGGTTCGCGTCTGGTGGACGGGCTGCGCGTCTACCGGCTGATCGCCTGGATGTGGATCCGTTCGACGATGGCGTACCGCGCGTCGTTCGTGATGACCGTTCTCGGGAACTTCGCGGGGACGGCGCTCGACTTCGTCGCGATCCTGCTGATGTTCTCGCGGGTCGACGAGCTCGGCGGCTATTCGCTGGGCGAGGTGGCGTTCCTGTACGGGCTGTCCAGTGCCGCGTTCGGTCTGACGGATCTGACGATCGGTTCGATGGACCGGTTGGGCCGACGGGTGCGGGACGGCACGCTGGACACGTTGCTCGTGCGGCCGGCGCCGGTGCTCGCGCAGGTCGCCGCGGACCGGTTCGCGCTGCGGCGGCTGGGCCGGATCACGCAGGGGCTGCTGGTTCTCGGGTACGCGCTCGCGGTGGTCGACATCTCCTGGACTCCGCTGAAGGTGCTGCTGATGCCGGTGATGGTGGTGAGCGGGGCCGCGATCTTCGCGTCGGTGTTCGTGGCGGGCGGGGCCTTCCAGTTCGTGGCGCAGGACGCGTCGCAGGTGCAGAACTCCTTCACGTACGGCGGAACGACGCTGCTGCAGTATCCGCCGACGGTCTTCGCGACGGATCTGGTGCGTGGGGTGACGTTCGTGCTGCCGTTGGCCTTCGTGAACTGGCTGCCCGCGCTGTACGTGCTGGATCTGCCGTATCCGCTCGACCTGCCGGAGTGGGTCGCGTTCCTGCCGCCGGTCGTGGCGGTCGTCTGTTGTGCGCTCGCCGGGGTGGCCTGGCGGGCGGGTCTTCGTTCGTACCGGAGTACGGGGAGTTAG
- a CDS encoding ABC transporter ATP-binding protein, with protein sequence MGIETGSGFDGGFIRLDRVEKVFDVRKKTGFMRSERRQVRAVDSISFTVARGEMVGYIGPNGAGKSTTIKMLTGILTPSGGRLRVAGIDPSRERTRLARRIGVVFGQRTTLWWDLPLIDSYRLMHRMYRIPDARYAENLDRCVELLELGALLDVPVRQLSLGQRMRGDVAAALLHDPEVLYLDEPTIGLDVISKARVREFLRDLNAERGTTVLLTTHDLTDIEQLCRRVMVIDHGRLMYDGPLTGLHEIGESERTLVVDLERELPPIDVGLARVVKVEGPRQWLAFPAAQSAAPLVARIAAEYPLVDLSVREPDIEAVISRMYAEKATS encoded by the coding sequence GTGGGCATCGAGACGGGCAGTGGGTTCGACGGCGGCTTCATTCGCCTGGACCGGGTCGAGAAGGTCTTCGACGTGCGGAAGAAGACCGGGTTCATGCGGAGCGAGCGGCGGCAGGTGCGGGCGGTCGACTCGATCTCCTTCACCGTGGCGCGGGGTGAGATGGTCGGCTACATCGGGCCGAACGGCGCCGGCAAGTCGACCACCATCAAGATGCTCACGGGCATTCTCACGCCGAGCGGCGGGCGGCTCCGGGTGGCGGGCATCGACCCTTCGCGCGAGCGCACCCGGCTCGCGCGGCGCATCGGGGTGGTGTTCGGCCAGCGGACGACGCTCTGGTGGGATCTGCCGCTGATCGACTCGTACCGCTTGATGCACCGCATGTACCGGATCCCGGACGCGCGGTACGCGGAGAACCTGGACCGGTGTGTCGAGCTTCTGGAACTGGGCGCCCTGCTGGACGTGCCGGTGCGGCAGCTGTCGCTGGGGCAGCGGATGCGCGGGGATGTCGCGGCGGCGCTGCTGCACGATCCGGAGGTGCTGTACCTGGACGAGCCGACGATCGGGCTCGACGTGATCAGCAAGGCGAGGGTGCGGGAGTTCCTGCGGGACCTCAACGCCGAGCGGGGCACGACCGTCCTGCTCACCACCCACGACCTGACCGACATCGAGCAGCTGTGCCGGCGGGTGATGGTCATCGACCACGGGCGCCTGATGTACGACGGTCCGTTGACCGGGTTGCACGAGATCGGCGAGAGCGAGCGGACCCTCGTCGTGGACCTGGAGCGTGAACTGCCGCCCATCGACGTCGGGTTGGCGCGAGTGGTGAAGGTGGAGGGGCCTCGGCAGTGGCTCGCCTTCCCGGCGGCGCAGTCGGCGGCGCCGCTGGTGGCGCGGATCGCGGCCGAGTACCCGCTGGTGGACCTGTCGGTGCGGGAACCGGACATCGAGGCGGTCATCAGCCGCATGTACGCGGAGAAGGCAACCTCGTAG
- a CDS encoding DUF1707 SHOCT-like domain-containing protein — MTDELPGGLPELRASDADREQVTEVLRDALAEGRLDMEEFEERLEATYKARTYRDLEPITRDLPAPGVTPPSPAVSMVKQPAEAGDWAGRVVGGDGSSRWGVAIMGGFERKGRWTMPKRFNSFAFWGGGVIDLREANFADGEVVVNCVAIMGGMSVIVPPGVEVVVRGIGVMGGFDHREEGVLGDPGAPRVVVTGFAFWGGVGVERKVTKAERLRQKEERRLEKLERKAARQEELEESRRRALEGGGTRSDGRGDSLDEARSLHRAAMEQHREMMREHREERRERREDRRDRD, encoded by the coding sequence ATGACGGACGAACTCCCCGGCGGACTTCCCGAGCTGCGTGCCTCCGACGCCGACCGCGAACAGGTCACCGAAGTACTGAGGGACGCCCTCGCGGAGGGGCGCCTCGACATGGAGGAGTTCGAGGAGCGGCTGGAGGCGACGTACAAGGCGCGTACGTACCGGGATCTGGAGCCCATCACCCGGGATCTGCCTGCGCCCGGAGTGACCCCTCCCTCGCCCGCCGTGTCGATGGTCAAGCAGCCCGCCGAGGCGGGTGACTGGGCGGGCCGTGTCGTCGGTGGTGACGGGTCGTCCCGGTGGGGTGTCGCGATCATGGGCGGGTTCGAGCGCAAGGGGCGCTGGACCATGCCGAAGCGGTTCAACTCCTTCGCGTTCTGGGGCGGTGGAGTCATCGACCTGCGCGAGGCGAACTTCGCCGACGGCGAGGTCGTGGTCAACTGCGTCGCGATCATGGGCGGGATGAGCGTGATCGTGCCGCCCGGTGTCGAGGTCGTCGTCCGCGGCATCGGCGTCATGGGCGGCTTCGACCACCGTGAGGAGGGTGTCCTGGGTGACCCGGGCGCTCCGCGTGTCGTCGTCACCGGGTTCGCGTTCTGGGGCGGCGTCGGTGTCGAGCGCAAGGTCACCAAGGCGGAGCGGCTGCGTCAGAAGGAGGAGCGGCGGCTGGAGAAGCTGGAGCGGAAGGCCGCCCGCCAGGAGGAGTTGGAGGAGTCCAGGCGCCGGGCCCTGGAGGGCGGCGGTACCCGGAGCGACGGGCGGGGCGACTCCCTGGACGAGGCCCGTTCCCTTCACCGTGCCGCGATGGAACAGCACCGGGAGATGATGCGCGAGCACCGCGAGGAGCGGCGGGAGCGCCGGGAGGACCGGCGGGACCGGGACTGA
- a CDS encoding SGNH/GDSL hydrolase family protein, whose protein sequence is MTKRHGYALLAAIVAVIVAISAAIYVGVAADDGAQTTVAGGRTPHNSAAPASVGTWVGAWAASPAGSEPGTEVNGMAGRSVRNVVHVGVGGTAARITLSNLYGQQPLSITHASVAVAATANNAAAAADSMRRLTFGGNPSVVVPAGQQVVSDAVRVLIPHDTDVLVTTYSPTPSGPVTYHPQARQISYTAEGDRTEDVSGVAYTGQTPYWRYLTALDVLSNESDGTVVVIGDSLTDGVTSTVGENRRWTDVLTDRLRGGSDGPRYSVVNQGISGNRVLTSGLGRPAENPSGLARFDRDVLGRTNVRAVVVALGVNDILRTPSQTDANRITAGLRELKRLAHARGLRVVGATLMPFQGHRGYRPHLENTRQAVNAQIRSGRVFDAYVDFDEALRDPYNPRRLRSDYDSGDHLHPSDKGYERMAEVFDLDDLKGAAPAEL, encoded by the coding sequence ATGACCAAGCGTCACGGTTATGCCTTGCTGGCAGCGATCGTTGCCGTGATCGTCGCCATCTCAGCCGCCATATACGTCGGTGTGGCAGCCGACGACGGCGCGCAGACCACGGTGGCCGGCGGCCGTACCCCGCACAACTCGGCGGCCCCCGCGTCCGTCGGCACCTGGGTGGGCGCCTGGGCGGCCTCCCCGGCCGGATCGGAGCCGGGCACCGAGGTGAACGGCATGGCGGGCCGCTCGGTACGCAACGTGGTGCACGTGGGCGTCGGCGGCACCGCGGCCCGCATCACCCTGTCCAACCTGTACGGGCAGCAGCCGCTCAGCATCACGCACGCCTCCGTCGCCGTCGCCGCCACCGCGAACAACGCCGCCGCGGCCGCCGACTCGATGCGGCGCCTCACCTTCGGCGGCAACCCGTCGGTGGTGGTGCCCGCCGGACAGCAGGTCGTCAGCGACGCCGTACGGGTGCTGATCCCGCACGACACGGACGTGCTGGTGACGACGTACTCACCGACCCCGTCGGGGCCCGTCACCTACCACCCGCAGGCACGGCAGATCTCGTACACCGCGGAGGGCGACCGCACGGAGGACGTCAGCGGTGTCGCGTACACCGGGCAGACGCCGTACTGGCGCTACCTGACCGCGCTCGACGTGCTGAGCAACGAGTCGGACGGCACGGTCGTCGTCATCGGCGACTCGCTCACCGACGGCGTGACCTCGACCGTCGGCGAGAACCGGCGCTGGACGGACGTCCTCACCGACCGGCTGCGCGGCGGCTCGGACGGCCCCCGCTACAGCGTGGTCAACCAGGGCATCAGCGGCAACCGCGTCCTGACCAGCGGCCTCGGCCGCCCCGCCGAGAACCCGAGCGGCCTGGCCCGCTTCGACCGTGACGTCCTCGGCCGCACCAACGTCAGGGCGGTCGTGGTCGCCCTCGGCGTCAACGACATCCTGCGCACGCCCAGCCAGACCGACGCGAACCGGATCACCGCCGGGCTGCGCGAACTGAAGCGGCTGGCCCACGCGCGCGGCCTGCGGGTCGTCGGGGCCACCCTCATGCCCTTCCAGGGACACCGCGGGTACCGGCCCCACCTGGAGAACACCCGCCAGGCCGTCAACGCCCAGATCCGCTCCGGGAGGGTCTTCGACGCCTACGTCGACTTCGACGAGGCGCTCCGCGACCCGTACAACCCGCGGCGTCTGCGCTCCGACTACGACTCGGGCGACCACCTCCACCCGAGCGACAAGGGCTACGAGCGCATGGCGGAGGTCTTCGACCTGGACGACCTCAAGGGCGCGGCCCCGGCAGAGCTGTGA